Below is a genomic region from Sulfitobacter sp. OXR-159.
GGACATCCTGCACAGCCGCCGGTTCGATATCATCGTGATCGTCTCATCCGACAGTGACTTCACCGCGCTGGTGAACCGCCTGCGCGAGGATGGGGTGACGGTGATCGGCATCGGTGAAAAGAAGACCCACGATTCGCTGCGCAACGTCTACAACCGCTTCATCTTGATCGAAAACCTCGACGGAGCAGAGCCGGACACAACGTCCCGCGCCAGCGCCAAAGTGGCCGACGCCCTGCCCCTGTTCAAAGCCGCGATGGATAAGATCGACACTGAGGACGATTGGTACAATCTCGGCCAGATCGGCCAGACGATACAGGCTGCGCATCCGGATTTTGACAGCCGGACATACGGCCATGGCAAACTGAGCGCCTTGGCCGCCGACCTCAAAGCCTTGGAAACGCGCAAAGATGGCAACCGGCTCATGGTTCGCTTAGAAAGCTAGGGCGGGGTCATTCGGCGGCGCGCTGTTCTTGCTTCGCCACGCGCGACAGCATGGCGGGCAACAGCACGCTCAGCACCACCAGCCGCATGATGTGGCAGGCGGCGACAAACCCCGGCACCACGGCCAGCACCGCGCCAAGCGCGATCATCGTCTCAAGCCCACCGGGCGCGAATGCCACCAACACATGGCCCAGCGGCATGCCAAGCGCCCAAGCCACAGGCACAGCACCCAGCCCCGCCAGCCCGACGGCCACGCCGGTAATCGCCAGCCCCGCGCCAAGGCCGCTGGCAAACCGTGCGGGCGTGATGCCAGAAAACCGCGTGCCGATCAGGCAGCCCAGCACCAGATAGGCCATAAGGGTCAGCCAACCCGGCAGCACCCCGGTCTCCAACTTGGTCAGATGCGCGATGGCAGAGACCACCATCGCCCCCATCAAAAGTGGTGCGGGCACCGAAAGCCGGGCAAAGATCAGCCCTACAACCACGGCCGCAAAGATCATCACGAAGATTGAGAGCACCTCCATCCCCGCGCCCACCGGAGCGATATTGCCGGTCATATCGACGCCCATCAGCAAAGCGGCAAAAGGCACGGCGATGGTTAGTGCCAAAAGGCGAACCGACTGGGTGATCGAAATGCGCGGCACGTCAGAGCCTCCGTCGCTGGCAATCGCCATGACGAAACTCAGATGCCCCGGAGCCGAGGCCAGAAGCGCGGAACGCGCATCGAAACCGAAATACCGCGCCAGCATCCAGCGGCAGACAGCCATAATTCCCCAGATCACCCCCGTCATAAACACAAAGGCCAGCGGCCAGCGCACCATGGCATTGACCGCATCTTGGTTAAATCCCGCGCCGACTGCGATGCCCAAAACCACGAAACAAGCATCCCGCAGCCGCGGATCGACTGCCGTGCGCAGACCGGCCAGCCCCAGACCACTCACCGCGATCACCGGCCCCAGCAGCATATAGACAGGCGCGTTGAGCCACCAAAACAGCAGCGCGCCAAGACCCCCTGTGGCAAGGGTCAGCAGGGTGTCACGCGGGGCAAGGGAAAGGCTGGGCCATCTCATGCATGATGGCTAGCACCCTGCCGCAGCGGGCGCCAGAGCCACACGCATGACGCGCATTTTGGGCTCTTGCCCTTTCATCGCAAAAGGTTCATGGGCGATTGGCAATATCCGGTGTGAAAGGGCGATAACATGGACAATCTGCGCGGCGCGATGCTGATGGTGCTGGCCATGGCCGGTTTCGCCATTGAGGATATGTTCGTCAAACTGACGAGCGATGCCCTCCCCGTGGGGCAGATCATCGCGCTGTTGGGCGCGGGCGGCGGGGCGATCTTTGCCGTGATCCTGCGCATTCAGGGGCGGCGGTTGTTCTCTGCGGATATGCTCACCGGGCCGATCCTGCTGCGCGCTGTGGGTGAGGTGCTGGGCACCCTGTGTTTCGTGACCGCCATCGTGCTGACGCCGCTTTCCTCGGCCTCTGCTATTTTGCAGGCGACCCCGCTGGCCGTGACCCTTGGTGCGGCGCTGTTTCTGGGAGAACCCGTCGGCTGGCGCCGTTGGAGCGCGATTGTCGTGGGTTTCCTCGGCGTGCTGCTGATCGTCCGCCCGGGGTTAGAGGGGTTCAACGCGCTGTCGCTCTTTGCCGTGGCAGGTGTCATCGGCCTTGCGCTGCGCGATCTGGCGACCCGTAAAGTCCCCAAAAGCATCAGTTCCATGCAGCTTAGCTTTCTTGCCTTTATCGTGCTGGTTCCGGCAGGGCTGATCCTGATGCTGGCTGCTGGCACCCCCGCCGCCATGCCCGGCGGGGCCGAGGTGGTCTATCTTGCCGCCGCGATGGTGATCGGTGTGATGGCCTATTACGCCATCGTGGCCGCCATGCGCGTGGGCGAAGTCAGCTTCGTCACGCCCTTTCGTTACATGCGGATGCTATTCGCGTTGGTCGCGGGGATCGTGGTCTTTGACGAATCCCCCGACACGCTGACGCTGGTGGGGGCCGCGATCATCATCGCCTCGGGGGTCTATACCCTGCTGCGCGAACGCAAAATCACCCCCCGGCCCCGCCGCGGTCTTTCCAAGCCGGGCCTGCCGGGGTAAACCGCTGCAAACCCGAACATGAGGACAAAGCCCATGAGCACGATCATCGACATCCACGCCCGCGAAATCCTCGACAGCCGGGGCAACCCGACGGTCGAAGTCGACGTTATCCTCGAAGACGGCACAATGGGCCGCGCCGCGGTTCCTTCCGGTGCATCTACTGGCGCCTATGAAGCGAATGAGCGCCGCGATGGCGACAAGTCTCGCTACATGGGAAAAGGTGTGTTGGAAGCCTGTGCCGCCGTGAATGGCGAGATCGCGGAAGCGCTGGTGGGCATTGATGCGACCGAGCAGGTCGAGATCGACGAGATGATGATCGAACTCGACGGGACCGAGAACAAATCCCGCTTGGGCGCGAATGCGATTCTGGGCGTGTCGATGGCCGCCGCCAAGGCCGCCGCAGACTACTGCGCGCAGCCGCTTTACCGCTACATCGGCGGCACCACCGCCCGCGTTCTCCCCGTGCCGATGATGAACATCATCAACGGTGGCGAACATGCCGACAACCCGATCGACATTCAGGAATTCATGATCATGCCGGTCGCCGCGGAGAACATCCGCGAAGCCGTGCGCATGGGCGCCGAAGTCTTTCACACGCTGAAAAAAGAACTCTCCGCCGCGGGTCTGTCGACCGGGATTGGCGACGAAGGTGGCTTTGCCCCCAACATCAGCTCGTCGCGCGACGCGCTTGATTTCATCCTGAAGTCGATCGAAAAAGCGGGCTACAAGCCCGGCGAAGACATGTACCTTGCCCTCGATTGCGCGGCGACGGAATATTACAAAGACGGCAAATATGTCCTCTCCGGTGAGGGCAAGACCCTGTCGAGCGAAGAGAACGCCGACTATCTGGCGGCCCTTGTGAACGACTATCCGATCATCTCCATCGAAGACGGCATGGCCGAAGACGATTGGGACGGCTGGAAGGCACTGACAGATGTCTTGGGCGGCAAGGTGCAATTGGTGGGCGATGATCTCTTCGTCACCAATCCCGCGCGTCTGTCCGACGGCATCAAACGCGGCTGCGCCAACTCCATGCTGGTGAAGGTCAACCAGATCGGCACGCTGACCGAGACGCTCAAGGCTGTCGATATCGCGCATCGCGCGGGGTACACCAACGTCATGTCCCACCGCTCGGGCGAGACCGAGGATGCCACGATTGCCGACCTCGCCGTGGCGACAAACTGCGGTCAGATCAAAACCGGCTCGCTGGCGCGTTCCGACAGACTGGCCAAGTACAATCAGTTGATCCGTATCGAGGAAATGCTGGGCGAGACCGCGCAATACGCGGGCCGCTCGATCCTGCGCGGCTGATGTCTGAGATCGCCATTCGTCCTGTCACCACCGCTGCGGATCTCGCGGCGGTGGTTGAACTTTGCTGGGCCTACCGTGACTTTCTGTACAACTTCGCCCCGACCGAGCGGCGGATTGTCGAGACCTTCTATCCCCACGACAAATACAGCGCTCTGATGGCCCGTCTGGCCGATGAACACGCCCGCCCGCGCGGCATCATTCTGTTGGCCGAGCGGGACGGCATCCCTCTGGGCTGCGGCATGTCCCATGCGCTGAGCGATACCGAGAGCGAGATCAAGCGCGTCTTCGTGACGGATGCCGCCCGTGGCACCGGCGCGGGCCGCGCGATCTGTCAAAGGCTGATCGATCAGGCGCGGGAGGATGGGTTTGAGAAGGTCTATCTCGACACCTCTATCGCCTTTGCCCCTGCCCGCGCGCTTTATAGTTCATTGGGATTCATTGAGCGCGGTGCCTACCAACCGATGCCCGAGTTCACGCGCGACGCGATCTGCTTTTTTGAGCTGCCGCTGACCGACATCCCGTCAAGCGCCGGGTCTGCATGAACGCGGCTATACCCGGCTGACAGTACCGCCACCCACAGCGGCCCGCACACCAGTTGTGCCGGGGCATGAGGTCGGCAGGCCACGCGCCACGCGCACGGCCAAATAGGCAAAGGCCTGTGCCTCCAGCATATCGCCATCCAGCCCGATGTCCTCCACCGGAGCGACAGGGCAATCAAGGCTCACGTCCAACATGCGCATCAGAACCGGGTTATGCCGCCCGCCGCCGGTCACATAGACCCGCTCGGGCGGGGCTGGGCAGTGCTGCATCGCCTCGGCCACGCCAGCGGCGCACATGGCGGTCAGGGTGGCACAGGCATCGGCGTCTGACAGTTCACCGACCAAGGCGACCATTTCCGCGAAATCATTCCGGTCGAGCGATTTGGGC
It encodes:
- the eno gene encoding phosphopyruvate hydratase gives rise to the protein MSTIIDIHAREILDSRGNPTVEVDVILEDGTMGRAAVPSGASTGAYEANERRDGDKSRYMGKGVLEACAAVNGEIAEALVGIDATEQVEIDEMMIELDGTENKSRLGANAILGVSMAAAKAAADYCAQPLYRYIGGTTARVLPVPMMNIINGGEHADNPIDIQEFMIMPVAAENIREAVRMGAEVFHTLKKELSAAGLSTGIGDEGGFAPNISSSRDALDFILKSIEKAGYKPGEDMYLALDCAATEYYKDGKYVLSGEGKTLSSEENADYLAALVNDYPIISIEDGMAEDDWDGWKALTDVLGGKVQLVGDDLFVTNPARLSDGIKRGCANSMLVKVNQIGTLTETLKAVDIAHRAGYTNVMSHRSGETEDATIADLAVATNCGQIKTGSLARSDRLAKYNQLIRIEEMLGETAQYAGRSILRG
- a CDS encoding NYN domain-containing protein, yielding MTDRDRPLLAVLIDADNVPAKHAAAIMREVTTIGEPALRRVYGDWSNDHLKGWKAPIRELGLVAHQETANTKGKNASDIGLVIQAMDILHSRRFDIIVIVSSDSDFTALVNRLREDGVTVIGIGEKKTHDSLRNVYNRFILIENLDGAEPDTTSRASAKVADALPLFKAAMDKIDTEDDWYNLGQIGQTIQAAHPDFDSRTYGHGKLSALAADLKALETRKDGNRLMVRLES
- a CDS encoding AbrB family transcriptional regulator: MRWPSLSLAPRDTLLTLATGGLGALLFWWLNAPVYMLLGPVIAVSGLGLAGLRTAVDPRLRDACFVVLGIAVGAGFNQDAVNAMVRWPLAFVFMTGVIWGIMAVCRWMLARYFGFDARSALLASAPGHLSFVMAIASDGGSDVPRISITQSVRLLALTIAVPFAALLMGVDMTGNIAPVGAGMEVLSIFVMIFAAVVVGLIFARLSVPAPLLMGAMVVSAIAHLTKLETGVLPGWLTLMAYLVLGCLIGTRFSGITPARFASGLGAGLAITGVAVGLAGLGAVPVAWALGMPLGHVLVAFAPGGLETMIALGAVLAVVPGFVAACHIMRLVVLSVLLPAMLSRVAKQEQRAAE
- a CDS encoding GNAT family N-acetyltransferase, with amino-acid sequence MSEIAIRPVTTAADLAAVVELCWAYRDFLYNFAPTERRIVETFYPHDKYSALMARLADEHARPRGIILLAERDGIPLGCGMSHALSDTESEIKRVFVTDAARGTGAGRAICQRLIDQAREDGFEKVYLDTSIAFAPARALYSSLGFIERGAYQPMPEFTRDAICFFELPLTDIPSSAGSA
- a CDS encoding DMT family transporter, producing the protein MDNLRGAMLMVLAMAGFAIEDMFVKLTSDALPVGQIIALLGAGGGAIFAVILRIQGRRLFSADMLTGPILLRAVGEVLGTLCFVTAIVLTPLSSASAILQATPLAVTLGAALFLGEPVGWRRWSAIVVGFLGVLLIVRPGLEGFNALSLFAVAGVIGLALRDLATRKVPKSISSMQLSFLAFIVLVPAGLILMLAAGTPAAMPGGAEVVYLAAAMVIGVMAYYAIVAAMRVGEVSFVTPFRYMRMLFALVAGIVVFDESPDTLTLVGAAIIIASGVYTLLRERKITPRPRRGLSKPGLPG